The Vigna angularis cultivar LongXiaoDou No.4 chromosome 6, ASM1680809v1, whole genome shotgun sequence genome contains the following window.
GAAACAACTCGTGAAACTGTTtcttaagaagaaaaaaagtttacGTACGCAGGAGAAACCTTCAAACGTGGATTATAGtatgaagaaataaaaacatatttaaaaaatttggtaaaatgaagaagaaaggaaatagAGAATCTTTTGGAAAAAACAACATTATAATCtatagataaatattttgatttgtgTCTGATCTTCCTAGCCAACTTACTCTATCACACTAAACTTCCATACTTTATCTATTTGGAATAAATttcaataactttaaataaattgtcaataattaaaagtaattttacatCATAATTTAAAGTGTTAACAATGTTTTTTTCCTTAAAGTATAATATAGTtgtagttttgtttttatttcaaagttAGATTATCTAAGGTGTTGATACTAAAGTGTATATCATCTTTGTCTCTTAACggcgttaaatttttttataaggtTAATCGTTTGTCacgtaaaacaaaattaacgtagttaaacaaagaaaattatatacgTACATTTCTTTAATCTATATATCTAACATGACCCAACtttgaaatatgaataaaatttaagatcGAATTATAATTTAGGAATCTAACATGACCAATCTTTGAAATATGAATAAAGATCAAGATCGAATTATAATTTAGGAATCAAAGTATAAGTATAGTTCAtcctaatttaaattattatgtatACATTTAGAGTATGGTTTTgcacttaaaataattatttagtattaattttaattattttattttttattagctaatacaataaatatatataagaaaaaaataacttgaatCATATCAATGCAAAAATCATAATTCACTATAGCTTGAAATAAAATGACTCGAATAACTACCCAAATCaatccataaaaaaataagtgttgAGCGATAGATTCCCCATACAAATTTTCATGTATATGGAtccttcaaattttcatttactTATGTAAGTTTTTCGTAGTGATTTGATATTTAAGACACAAACTCAGTTCTTTTTACCTTAAATACAATTGGACGATTCTTTTTACTAGCAATTCGATTCAAAACTACATATAcagaattttcttttagaaaaattacatccaaaaacaaaacatgTCAAGTGGACACAACTTTGTTACGAAGAAATCGAAATTACCGatatgaattttcttttagaaaaaatacATTCAGGAACAAGACATGTCAAATGGATACAACTTCGTGgtaaaaaaatcattatcacTAAGAAACATGACATGTGTAATGGATACAATTTCATTGTGAAAAATTCATTATCACACTATACGACTTTtgaaatgtgaaaataaaatcGTGTACCCGATTtctgttttaatattaaagtcctgaaacaacaaactacttcaattttaattaattacatttaatcaaATTTGTACAGGCTGATACGATTTCAGAAAACCTTAAAATTGTGAGGCATGATATGACTTCTACCAAAATACAGGAACATTGAAGTCGTAACGACCTATTTTCATATTCTAGAAATCACTGTCCACAATTAGAAATTCGATTCAAAACCAAATTCTAAATGTGCCCAGTAAACAggtctaattttaaaaataaagtgttcAGTGGTCTATTTGGAacacttttttaatttggtttatttaaaaaaggaaaaatcatcTTTGAAGCAAATTAGAGTGTAAATTGGCAAGAACGATAGGGGACAAAACAGATAaatagcataaaaaaattaaacataaaggGTAGAAAGAACGAGTGTTAAAAAGTTGAAAAGCTTGAAATGCAGAGGAAGTTGGGAGGAATCAATGCATTAAAAGAATAACAGAAGAAAGTGGCGATAATGGAGACTACTTTCCACTATTTGGGTGGGACTTGGTGCAAAGAACTTTCCGTCCCTTGGCACGTCGTCGTCTTAAAATAGCTCTTCCACCTGGTGTGCTCATTCGTTTGCGGAAACCATGAGTGCGTGCCAATGATTTTCTTGATCTGTTTCTCTTTGTCTGACAAAGAGCAGCCTTGCCTGCCCTCACAACCAACCCACCACTTTTTCCTCTTCTCGCCCCAACATTAGATGTCAACTCCAATCCAAGTGACAACCCTTGACACATTCACAATTTACTTCACATCAACAACAACTCCTATGCTCATGCAAATTAAACAAATCTGCCAAACACTTCAAACCCTGTCAGCTATTACTAACAATGCTAACAACTCTAGTTTTCCCACCTCTCTTTATCTTTATTCTTTGCTAAGTTATTTACTATGAAGTTTAAATGccaaaatatgttgaattttaatgaTAGATTGAGCTATTGCTCGAGTTCTCAAATGCTATCAACCATGTTAATGAAAGGATCCCATTGAGATATTCTTAACTGATGCACCTAAGATCTAGATGTAATCTTTGAACCATATTGGGCTCATTGGATTAATAAATTCAACCATTGCTACCAAAATTCTTTGAGCCAGAAGGATTAATAAACTCAACCTCCACAACTAAACCATAAAAGTTCTGGAATCATTTGTTCTTATGTTATTATTGGTGGTCAAGTCTGATTTAGAGTTTCCCAGCGTAAAAACGAGTAAATTTAGCAATATATAAGTGAAAAACATTCACAAATGCGTCTTAAGGATTTTGGATTATGGATGGTATCATGGTTTCCTGTTTGTTACCAAACTCAAGGTACTACTATAACAAGATCACAAATCCTTAGagtgagaagaagaaagaatttcATTACAACAACTAAAAACAATGCCGCAATCATTCAGCATCTTAAAAATTGTCATTCAGGGATACTGGTATGCATAGTCAAGTTCATAGGATTTGTTCAGACTGGATAACATATTCAGACTTCAAAGCTACTGATTGCATTTAATCCGAAAACACAAAGGTTAAAAAAGCAAGCATTTTAAACAGGTATTATTGTTCTAAACAGTGATAAAAGGCTTGTTATGGTACTCGTGTACTACATAAATATATTTGCTTGGCTTCACTTACAACCCATTTCATCCGCAAGTGGTGGCATCAACTCCTACAAGCTTGCTTAAATTGACACAAAGAAATCCCTTTCAAAACCCAGAAGAGTAACTTCGGTTCCAAATTGTGTCCATGTACAAGTTAAATTAAACTCAACCACAATAGcatgtttttttcaaaaatccATTAGCAACATAAATCCCTACATCCCtattaaaataaagagaaatcACTTCCAATTCAAAACTGCCACTTTCCCAACTAGAACagctattaaaaaaatgtttaagcCTGGCATACCATACTTTGACAAGGAAGAATTCAGCACTTCctaaataaaactaacaaaaacaatgataaCCAAGGGACAAGGAAATTCACCAAGAGTAACCGATTGTGTAATTAGCGAAGAATGAGATGGGAAATAAAGGCGAGGAGTGAGTACCTGTAAAGGAGGAAGGGGAAGAGAGGTGGGAAGGAGAGGAGAGGAAGGAAGAATGGAGGAGAGGAGAGCGAACGTTGAAGAAACTGCTGCGGCCAACGTTGAGAGACAGTGAAGATGGTTTTGGGGCAGTGAGAATGAGAGAAGCTGAGGGATTGGGCCCTTTCGTGGCTATGCAAAGTGATAAGGAAGCCATTATACACCTTTTTGGTTTATTCACCTCTCTGAATACAAATTTAAGGGGAGCAATGGGGAAAATATCAAAGtattagtatataaaaataaattatatatggaaTCTCAACTGGGGATGTAGCTCAAATGGTAGAGCGCTCGCTTTGCATGCGAGAGGTACAGGGTTCGATCCCCTGCATCtccacttttattttcataaaacattTGTACCATTAATTGATATCAATTACTattcttgttattattatttttttcaacaaaattttgttatcatttttttattttgacatttaTTACCATCATGAACAATTTTACTAccaccttttttttattattattattattatcactattaatatataattttataataaattacactaaacattaatgagaattaatatttaccttattttttatttcaccaACTTGTATATTGGTCTATCACCAAACTTTTAAAAAGGATATGGTTTTTaggtataaaattttaaaacaaatggGAATATGAATATAGTTCAATTACTTGTAGTtggataaatttaaattcaaacttGAAATGGTTCATACTCTCCCCTTTTTCCAAAGTATGTTTTGtctatttatattctttttgaaATGATTCGTACTCTCTTCTCTCCAAACTATCATCACTTAATTTTTATGGTATCTAATactattctttttattgatacaactattaactattatttttagtttcaataattttattaaatctattattttaaaaatcattattattactattgttattattattattattattattacatttataatcatcttgttattattatttttaacactattactatcataattatttattttataagttttgtcatattttttatGGTCACATTCATTACCATCATCAATAATTTTACtacaactattatttttattatcatcatcaccacagcaatatattaatatataatttttataataaattacaataacaTTAATGAGAacttatatttatcttatttttatttcatcaactttattttGGTCTATCACCAGATCTTTATAATAAAGGAGATGTTGTTTAggtacaaatttttaaaacaaatgaaaatataagTGGACGAGAGTAGTTTAAAGGATATATTGTTTagatacaaaattttaaaacaaatggAAATATGAATCTACCATAGTAATTCAATTACTCTCCTCTCTCCAAACTACGATTTGTTAACTcattttttgaaattgttttgtctGTTCAGGTTCTCTTTTAAGATAGTTTTTATCATGAGATGACATCATAAATGTTGTACTACTCattttaaacacattttaataatagctgagattattttcaataaatgttAGTCTAAAGATTGTTTTCAACCAATCATTATAAATGTAGTTAAAGTTATTTATCAACTAGCATTATTAGGTCTTTCTGACCAATATTAATTagctaaatatatttttttattgaaagtaACCTTTTTGaccaataaattaaaatcatactTCACTTCGACAGTTATTTTCTACTTGAAATGataagaattatttatttatttatgtatattataattattttttaattaataattataatttataactattatGTCGATGATTTATTTTTCCGATTtaaatttatagtattttttgtgtcattatttttattttatgatatttttttgtatttgataACTATTTATACCATAATAATGAAATCacgttattaaaataatttaaatttgacatcagtttattttattaatgatttgtattaatgtaattttaaaataagtactaataatcataaaagttaattcaaaatattttatagcaaacttttataaataaaattataaaaccatTTCAACTTATATTAATAGCCATCGTATACAGTCATatctaaagaaaattttatagaACTAAATCATaacttaaattatattgaatatttttataaataagatttaaaaaagaTTTGTGTTTGTTTCAATTCTATGAGTGGTGAGGGTTGGGGTGATCAAAATTCATAATGATacgatttttaaaaattgacttCGAATTTAAATCATTGATTTTTACactttttcatttgaagaaaaatttcaaccaatttgATACGAAATGATCTAAAAtggattttaattaaaatcgtttttaaataaaaaaatcaattcataaACAATACTcaaaaaaagtaaatatctttattactttttattaataaatttctatattaaaagaaaaataactgaACAATAATTAATATGGTTTGGATCGAAATCTTTGACAATAAAATGGTAAGCATCACAGCAAAACCTACGAAAAAAAAACTCTGTTTTTTAACAGTTTTGGGGGATGGAAGTAGAATTGCCTTTTTCTAGTTTCACGAAAAATCGATTTGAAAAATATCGTAATAGAAAAATTCAAATTGTTTCTAAATATGGTAATAGAAAAACCAAAACGGATCATAAGTATtcttgaaattattaaaaaaagtatagtaTTCctcgaaaaaaaaaagagaaagaatttttaaatttaaaatatttattaccaTGTTGGAACGTGAAGATGGTCAGGCGTCGGTTAAAGGACAATTTGGAAGTTCTATTTTTACTCTTGAGAAGGGGCAGAAAAAGAACAATAAATCCTGCACGAAAAGGAGTAGCATTTGTTCTGGTGACTTAGAAGGGAACAATTAGAACCTTCTCTTCCATACATCAGAAACCATGGATCACACAGATCAGATTTATCATATGGTGATACTTTTAAGAAGCAGTGTTCCAATCTTTGCAAACACAACGAAAACTAAGAAAGTCAATAAGCCCTAGACCATTCGCAATTTGCGAAAGCATGTCACCAGGTAGATCTGACCACTTCCCAGTCATGTCTCTCCTTCAATCTGCCTTTCAAATCATCATATTGCACCCTGCATCCTACAAATATACATacacataaatatatacatCTACCTTTCAATATATATACAATACCAACCTTACTCTCCTCACTTTCAGTGaagtttgttttcattttccGTTACAGAACAAAAAATCTCAACAACTTCAACATCTCGGTACgatattttcaatttatgaaCGCGTTggattatttgattaaaattgaGTTTAGGTTGCATTCTTAAAAATTCATGACAAACTCATATACATTTATGAACATTGCCAAACGTAAATACaatctttaaataattatcacacaaataaaaaatcttaattattatttcctttttctataAGATTATAACTAATTTTCTACTATTAGGTCCACTAGCCACTATTCTAATGACTGTCACCATGGCCAGTGTCATCAGGCCGTGGTGGTCGGTGGTCATGGGGAGCCTAAACTTTTCGATGTACAAGACAAATTGAAAAactatgatattttaacaatttaaaaaatattttttcttgcacacatttttatttattttctatttttattggCACATATTGTCATGCTACGAAAGGAATATCAAGTGCAAGTATTGTAATAGCcatttctaataataaaatataaaatttaaatgacataaaaaactaaaataacaataatgatatatatttattaggCGGTTGTATAAAAAACATGGGAATTGTAAGACTAAGCTAATCCGTTATTCAACCCCCTGAAAGTTGAGTTTTTTTTACTGTGAAGTactgtttcctttttttttcttttactctcccacttttatttctaatttaaattatttttaatttctatttcttttgttggaGTTTACATTTATAAAGAtcgtgattttttttataatatataataatgttaaatttaaaattattatttttaaaaaattaaaatttctttgaGAATTGAAATTGAGAGGGCTCAAAGGCAACACTGAGATAGATAGATCGAAAAGAAGGAATGAAggacaaaaataataaagtaacgATCATACAGAATATTGACACGTGGTCAGTTTAGAATAATGAAAATGACGGGATGATCTAAAATTTCAATATGTATAGAAAAAGGGGCTCATAGACAAAATTGAAAGAGAAGTTATATAAAGGTAAAAAAAGATGCTAAGAAAGAGCAACACtctatttgatttcttttatcagtttatttcattttttggtaattttgttttttgtatttacatttcttgtatttttcaatttttcaaacatcttttattttaatccaCTTTCgtctatactatatattttcattgcatgaattcttaattaatatttacataaaaagataattcagaaaattatatttttttgtgaaattggTATAAACTATTTACATATCGATTTTGTATTAATTGTGGAATCCTGAATGAAAACCTTCTAATTTAGTTTCAAAAATAGTTGTTCGCTAATACACATATCCAAACCAATTCGAGAGACAGATACATCTTAatgttttttcttgaaaataaagttttgatcgtttaaatattactattagtttttattttcaaattaccTGTTAATTTTACACATAGAAagctgtttttatttttaatgaaaaagtataaCATCAGTTTGAAACCACTTCCGTccatttaattttcaaaatctacCAATTGGCgttgacaataaaaaaaacatttaaaattacttttaaaactaaatataaaaaaatatttaggttaatcttttaatttatgtttttcttttttaatataagtttatGTTTCGATCGGTCGACTCCAAGCCTATAGTACCagtttatatttgtaaaataataattattttttattgagattTCAAAtacagttttatttgaaaaattatgtaagttgtgttaattatatattttagaaagtgaaaaaaaaatctaagtaTTACATCAGAgttatctattatttatatcataatgtataaatataattgctttttgttttttcattatggatagatattttttattctttttattttatttttgttataatttatttgttaataaaaatgaataaaattattaatatgtataaactaatttatttaacGTTATAACGTTTTGGTcctcgaaactttggttttagtcctcattAAAGGAACGTtttgaaaagaatgaggaccaaattgtaccttactttgaaagaggaacGAAAACCACAAActgccaatagtttagggactaaaaacatatttaacccttataaaaaaactaaaacaatatttaattataatgaattaaaaaatgaaactatCAACCTAAAtctgatttaatttaattcaatttcttttacatttaaatcgaactaaatcaaaccaaatattgtttaaatatattttgtaataaaattaaaccgGAGatcctttgtttttttctttgatgtaaattaaatattttttttgggttTAAATATCTTCTAAAAACTTCGAATCAATAAATCTTTCCTTTCAGGCAAGCTCTCTAACGTGCAGTTTATCCTTTCTTTATTAATTAGAAACATACCTTTCGATTTTGATgcgcatttaaaaaaataataatatttttagttttatagttgattcattttaaattatttaatattttaaaataaaagtatcaaTTAATTAGTGGTATTAGATAGATATTCAGTAGAAAATATACCCAAAAAAAATCTGCAAATCTTATTTAGTATTAAATTATTGAATGCTAATTAAGGAACCAGAATTAGAGAGTAGggattaattataaaaaaaaccaaaTCCTTAACAATTTAGATGgtttggattaaaaaaaataccgagcaatgaaatatatatttagaaagaaataagaaaCCCGTGAAAGAATGAGCCAAAGGGAAAAAACTGAAACCCTAACAAGTTACCATGTCTGATCTGGAGGAACATAGCAATATTTAGGTTTGATCCATACTCCTTTAAGATGACGGCTTTCAGATTCCTTAGGCGCCTTTATGCTTTCATTCCCAATTAACAAGTCATAATTACCAGTATCGCGTGAAA
Protein-coding sequences here:
- the LOC108341761 gene encoding 50S ribosomal protein L34, chloroplastic, translating into MASLSLCIATKGPNPSASLILTAPKPSSLSLNVGRSSFFNVRSPLLHSSFLSSPSHLSSPSSFTGLSLGLELTSNVGARRGKSGGLVVRAGKAALCQTKRNRSRKSLARTHGFRKRMSTPGGRAILRRRRAKGRKVLCTKSHPNSGK